From Onychostoma macrolepis isolate SWU-2019 chromosome 19, ASM1243209v1, whole genome shotgun sequence, a single genomic window includes:
- the tnfaip8l2a gene encoding tumor necrosis factor, alpha-induced protein 8-like protein 2 A — translation MEAFSSKDMAMKAQKKILSHMASKSVAHMFIDDNSSEVLDELYRVSKEHTGNRNEAQKVVKNMIKIAVKVGVLFRHGKFNADELRVAQDFRKKLHHGAMTAISFQEVEFTFDKSVMMELLAECRDLLLKLVEKHLTPKSLDRIRHVFNHYSDPELLTHLYDPQGTLWPNLSKICSGLNRMIEEGKL, via the exons ATGGAGGCGTTCAGTTCGAAGGACATGGCCATGAAGGCCCAGAAGAAGATCCTCAGTCACATGGCCAGTAAGTCGGTGGCTCATATGTTCATCGATGACAACAGCAGCGAGGTTCTGGACGAGCTGTACCGTGTCTCCAAGGAGCACACGGGGAACCGCAACGAGGCCCAGAAGGTGGTGAAGAACATGATCAAGATCGCCGTGAAGGTGGGGGTTCTGTTCCGACATGGCAAGTTCAATGCGGATGAGCTAAGAGTGGCACAGGACTTCAGGAAAAAACTCCACCATGGAGCCATGACGGCCATCAGCTTCCAGGAG GTGGAGTTCACCTTTGATAAGAGCGTGATGATGGAGCTTCTGGCCGAGTGTCGTGATTTACTGCTGAAGCTGGTGGAGAAGCACCTGACGCCCAAATCTCTGGACCGCATCAGACACGTGTTCAACCATTACTCGGACCCGGAGCTCCTCACGCACCTGTACGACCCTCAGGGCACTCTGTGGCCCAACCTCAGCAAGATCTGCAGCGGCCTGAACCGCATGATCGAAGAGGGCAAGCTCtga